In Streptomyces sp. ML-6, the genomic stretch CACGTGCGACGGGCTGGGCTGCGAAGTGGTGCTCGAAACCCGGGAGGAGGGCGGCAACAACGGGCATCTGTGGCAGCTGCCGACCCGGCTGAAGTACTCGAACGTGAAGCTCTCCAGGCCGCTGACCAAGGAGACCGAGAAGGTGGCCCGCTGGTTCGCCACCATGACGACCGGGTTCAGCCGCAAGACGGCGCACATCGAGGCGCGGACCGGGGACGGGCGGAAGGTGGCCCAGTGGGGGCTGCTGGAGGTCGTGCCCGTCCGCTGGACCGGCCCCTCCTTCACTCCCGAATCGCCCAAGGTCGCGATGGAGACGATCGAGATCGCCCATCACGGCTACGTGATGGAGGGCTGAGCGTCGTGAGCGGTGCGGGTCCCATCGCCTTCAGCGCCGCCGGTACGTCCGGGGCGTCGGCGGCCACGAGGACGGGCCGGGGAGGGTCGGCCCGGCCCAAGCTGGAGCACGCCTACCTGGAACTGCGGACCCCGCCGACCGGTGGCGGCCTCACCCCCGGCGGACCGTGCGGGCGGATCGACTTCCAGTTCAACCCCAAGGAGCTGAGCCTCACCAAGGCCGCCTCCTGGAAGCGCAGCCCGGCCAAGGGCGCCAAGAGCTCCGGCCCGCCGGAGTACCAGGGCTCGCAGCCCAGCAAGCTCACCGTGGAGATGTTCTTCGACGCCAGCGAGGCCCAGGACACCCGGGTGGTGACCTCGGTGGAGCAGCTCTTCGCGTGCTGCGTGCCGACGAACGAGAGCCGCCAGCAGCAGCGTTCCTCGCCGCCGTGGGTGGTCTTCCACTGGGGCGGGCTGACCGGGTTCCCCGGCTACGTCAGCCAAGTACAGGCGAAGTACACCCTGTTCACGACGTCGGGCGTGCCGATCCGGGCCGTCTGCCAGGTGACGATGGAGGAGATCAGCGGCGAGACGCCGGGCCAGAACCCGACCTCGGGCGCGCTCGCCGCCCGCCGGGTGCACCGGCTGGGCGCCGGGGACTCGCTGCCGTCGCTCGCCCAGCGCGAGTACGGCGACCCGGCGGCCTGGCGGGTGATCGCGGAGGCGAACGGCATCGACGACCCGCTGCGGCTGGCGCCCGGACGGCAGTTGCTGCTGCCCGCGCTCGACGAGCTGAGCCGGATCGAAGAGGGCCGGGACGGAGGGCGGTCCTGATGGCCCCGCCGGGCGTCGCGTCGGCGTTGGTGGTGGAGTTCGGCGGCGGTCCGCTGCCGCCGAAGTTCGTGAACACGCTGGTCGAGGGGTACGTCGACGACAGCCGGACCCTGCCCGACCTGTTCCTCCTCCGGTTCCGCGACCCGGACCGGGTGCTGCTGGAACAGACCGGGCTGAAGATCGGCAGCGAGGCCAGGCTGCTGGCCCGCGCCGGTGGCGACAGCGCGCCGAAACCGCTGCTGAAGGGGGTCGTCACCGCCCTTGAGGTGGAGCTCGACGAGACCGGCACCTTCACCGTCGTGCGCGGGCTCGACGAGTCGCACCGGCTGTTCCGCGGGCGCCGGGTGGCCAGCTACCAGAACATGACGCTCGCCGACATCTGCGCCCAGGTCGCCCAGCGCGCCGGGCTGAAACCGGGCACGGTCGACGTGGCCGGGCCCGTGCTCGAACACATCGCCCAGCCCAACGTCACCGACTGGGAGTTCATCCGCGACCTGGCCGAGGAGGCGGGCGCCCAGGCGTACGTGCTCGACGGACAGTTGCACATCACCCGGCCCGCGGAGGCGAGCGGCGCACCGGACGGCTCGGCGCGCGCCGACCGCGACCCGCTGGTGCTGGAGATGGGCAGCAACCTGCTGCGCTGCCGGGCCGGGGTGTCGTCCGCCGAACAGGTCTCCGAGGTCGAGGTGCGCGGCTGGGACGTGCAGGCCAAGCAGCCGCTGGTCGGGCGGGCTCCCGCGGGGAAGTCGGCGACGCTGGAGCTGGGGGTGAGCGCGGCCGAGGTGTCCGCCCCGTTCGGCGAGGCGCGTTTCGTGGTCACGGACGCGGCGTACGGGGCGCAGGAACAGGTGGACCAGGCGGCGAAGGCCCTGGCCGAGCGGATCGCCGGGTCGTTCGCGGAACTGGAGGCGGTGATCCGGGGGAACCCGGAGGTGCGGGCCGGCAGCGCGGTGGCGCTCAACGCGGTGGGGGCGCCGTTCGAGGGGCGGTACACGGTCACGTCGTCGCGGCACGTCTTCGACCCGGTGCGCGGGTACGAGACCTGGCTGACGGTGTCGGGGCAGCAGGAGCGCTCGCTGTTCGGGCTGACCGGCGGAGGACCGGGGTCCGGTGGTTCCGGCACGGGGTCCGGCGGCGGATCGCGGTGCGCGGGGCTGGTCAGCGGAACGGTCACGGACACCCACGACCCGGACGGTTCGGGCCGGGTCAAGGTGCGGTTTCCCTGGCTGTCGGACGAGTACGCGAGCGACTGGGCGCGCACCGCGCAGTCGGGCGGGACCAGTGGTGGCGAGGCGTTCATCCCCGAGGTCGGGGACGAGGTCCTGGTGGGGTTCGAGCACGGCCACCTGGATCGCCCGTACGTCCTCGCCGGTCTGTACAACGGGAAGGACCGGCCGTCCCAGGGAAGCGGGGGCGGCGGTTCCGGCGGCGGTACGGGCGGTTCCGGTGGCGGTGCGAGCGGTCCCGGCGGTGTGGCCGGTGCGGTGGCCGCGGCCGTGTCCGGCGAGCCGTCCACCAGCGGGGCGTCCCCGGGCGCCGCCGCCCCGGAGGCCGCCGCACCCGCCGCCCCGCTGGTGGACCCGACGAGCGGGGCCGTCAACCGGCGCTCGGTCGCCTCCAAGAGCGGCAACCAGCTGGAGATCCTGGACGACGCCAACGGCCCGCAGGGCGTACGCCTGCTCACCGGTGACGGAAAGCTGAAGATCGACCTCGACCGCAAGGGCACCGTGATCGTGATCAACAGCGACGGCAGCGTGAACATCGAGGCCAAGCAGCAGGTCTCCATCAAGGCGGCCCGCGGGGTCGCGCTGGACGGCGGGCAGGGAACGCTCGAACTGAGCGGCGACAGCGTCACGCTGACCTCCCGCAGCGGAGTGAGCGTCGACGGCGGCAACGGCGAGGTGAAGCTCTCCACCGGCGGAACGGTGGACGTACGGGGCGGCACGGTCGCGATCGACGGAACACAGCGCACCGACATCAAGGGCGGCTCCTCCCTGGCCATCAACGCACCCCTGGTGAAGATCAACTGACCGCGCGGACGAGCCGGACGCGCCGGACACCCCCGACGGACCGAACAGCGCAGACGAACCGAGCAGACGGACCGAACACACCGAACACACCGAACAGCGCAGACGCACCGGACGCACATCAGCGAGAGGAACGGACTGCCATGTCAGCAGCCGCGGCGGCAGCCGCACGGGTCGGTGACCCCACCGGACACCCCGGCACGGTCGGGCCGCCCGGCGTCCCCACCGTGCTGATCGGCGGCCTGCCCGCCGCCACGGTCGGCACCCCGCACCTGTGCGCCTCGCCGCCGCCCGCGGTGCACGCCCCGTCCGTGATCGCGCCGCCCGGCAGCGCCACGGTGCTGATCGGCGGCCGGCCCGCCGCCCGCGTCGGGGACCTCGCCGCCTGCGGCTCGCCCGTCGTGTCCGGTTGCCCGACGGTGCTGATCGGAGGCTGAACGTCCATGGGACAGGAGTTCATCGGCGCGGGCTGGGCCTTCCCGCCGCGCACGGACGCCACCGGTTCCATCGCCCTGGTGCGCGGCGAGCACGAACTGGAGGAGTCGATCCGGCTGATCCTGGCGACGTCCCCGGGCGAACGCCCCATGCGGCCGGAGTTCGGCTGCGGCATCAACGACTACGTGTTCGCCCCGGCGGACGCGGGCACCGCCGGACAACTGGCGTACGAGGTGCGCCTCGCGCTGGACCGGTGGGAGCCCCGGATCGAGGTGACCGAGGTCGTCGTCCGGTTCGACGACGCCGACGAGGGGGTCCTGTACATCGACGTCGGCTACACCGTGCGGGGCGCCAACGACCCCCGGAACCTGGTCTTCCCGTTCTATGTGATCCCGCAGCACGAGGAGGTGGACGGCGCGTGACGCTGCCCAGCCCGCATCTGGACGACCGCCGCTTCCAGGGCCTGGTCGACGAGGCGAAGCGCCTCGTCCAGCAGCGCTGCCCCGAGTGGACCGACCACAACGTGTCGGACCCGGGCGTGACCCTCATCGAAGCCTTCGCGACCATGGTCGACCAGCTCGTCTACCGGGTGAACCGGGTGCCGGAGAAGAGCTATCTGACCTTCCTCGACCTGATCGGGGTCCGGCTGCACCCGCCCACCGCCGCCCGCACCGACGTGACGTTCCGGCTCTCCGCGCCCCGGCCCGAACCGGTACGGGTACGGGCCGGCACGGAGGTCGCGACCGTGCGCACGGAGACCGAGGAGGCGGTGGTCTTCACCACGGTCGACGAACTGTCCATCGTGCCCTGCGAGTTCGCCCACCTCGCCACCTGGCCGACGTCCGGCGACGCCGCCGACCGCACCGAGGAGCTGACGCTCGGCCGGGCCGTGCCCTGCTTCGACACCACGCCCGCCCCCGGCGACGCCCTCTACGTGGGCCTGTCCGCCGCCGTGCCGGCGGGGGTCGTCGTGCTGCGGCTGGACTGCGCGGTCGAGGGAGTCGGCGTGGACCCGCTGCGCCCGCCGCTGCTCTGGGAGGCGTGGGACGGCAGCGCCTGGACGGCCTGCGAGGTCGAGAAGGACGACACCGGCGGCTTCAACCGGTCCGGCGAACTGATCCTGCACCTCCCCCCGGGGCACGCCCCGGCCGTCGTCGTGCGCCGCACCGGCGGCTGGCTGCGCTGCCGCCTGGTGGAGGCCGAACCCGGCCAGCCCACCTACATGGCGCCGCCGGTGGTGCGCCGGATCACCGCGTTCACGATCGGCGCGACCGTCGGGGCCGTGCACGCCGAGACCGTGACCGACGAGGTGCTCGGCCCGGCCGAGGGCGTACCCGGGCAGACCTTCACGGTGAGCCGGCCGCCTGTCGTGCCCGGCGAGTTCGTCGTCGAGGTCGCCGACCCGTCGGCGGGGCCGCGGGGCACGGAGTGGACCCGGGTCGACGACTTCGCGCACTCCGGACCCGAGGACCGGCACATCACGCTCGACCCCAACTCGGGGCGGGTCGAGTTCGGTCCCGCGGTACGGGAACGGGACGGCTCCATCCGCCACTACGGGAAGGTGCCGCCGAAGGGCGCCACCGTACGGGTGCGCTCGTACCGCACCGGCGGGGGCCTGCGCGGCAACGTGGCCCGCTCCACCCTCCGGGTGCTGCGCAGCGCCATCCCGTACGTGGCCCGGGTGGAGAACCGCCGCCCGGCGCTCGGCGGGGTCGACGGCGAGACGGTGGAGAGCGCCCGGGTGCGGGGCCCGATGACGCTGCGGACGCTGCACCGGGCCGTGGTGCCGCACGACTACGAACTGCTGGCCCGCGAGGTCGCGCCCGACGCGGCCCGGGTGCAGTGCATCCCGGCCGGCGGGGACTCGGACGTCGAGGCGGGCGGGGTGCGGCTGCTCGTCGTACCGGCCGGGCGCAGCGACGAGCAGGGCCGCATCCAGTTCGACGAACTCATCCCGCCGCAGCACACCCTGGCCCTGATCGCGGGCCATCTGGACGAGCGCCGGCCGATCGGCGCCCGGCTGGTGGTCGAGCCGCCGTACTACCAGGGGGTCACCGTCGTCGCGTCGGTGCAGGCCCGCCGGGGCGCCGCGCCGGAACGGGTGCGCGAGGAGGCGCTGGAGGCCCTCTACCGCTACTTCAACCCGCTGAGCGGCGGCCCCGGCGAGGACGGCTGGCCGTTCGGGCGGCCGATCCAGTCGGGCGAGGCGTTCGCCGTGCTGCAACAGGTGCCGGGGGTGGACCTGGTGGAGGACGTGCGGCTCTTCCCCGCCGACCCCGTGACCGGGCAGCGCGGCGACCCCACCACCAAGATCGTGCTGGACCGGCACGCGCTGGTCTTCAGCTACGAACACCAGCTCCGGGTACGGGGGGCCTGACCACCATGCGCACTTCCGTGACCGGCCTGCCGACCCCGCACCCGCTGATCGAGCAACTCCCGGCGGTCTACCTGGAACAGGACTTCCTGCGCCGGTTCCTGGCGGCGCTCGACGACGTGCTCGCCCCGGTCCTGCTCTCCATCGACAACCTGCCCGCGCACCTCGACCCCCGCAGCGCGCCCGAGGACTTCCTCGCCTGGCTGGCCGAGTGGGTGGCCGTCGACACCCGCGCGAACCACCCGGTCGAGCAGCGGCGGGCCGCGGTGCGCGGCGCGGTGGAACGGCACAGCAGACGCGGCACCCGGCGGGGACTCGCGGAGGCGGTGTTCCTGGAGACCGGGATCGAGCCGGACATCGTGGAGAGCGGCGGTACGGCGTGGTCGTCGACGCCGCACACCCGGTTCCCGGGCGGCCCGCGGCCGTGGGTGACGGTCCGGGTCCGGGCCGCGCAGCCGTACCAGGTCGACCGGGTGCGGCTGGAGGAACTGATCCGTACGGAGATCCCGGCGCACGTGGGCTTCGACCTGGAGGTCCTGTGATCTGCGGGACGTGTGGGCAGAACAACGCGCCGGGGACGCAGTTCTGCACGTCGTGCCAGGCGTACCTGGAGTGGGAGGAGCCGCAGGACGGGACCACGACGCCCCCGGCGTCCTCGACGCGCCCGTCGCCCCCATCCGCCCCAGCCGCCCCGCCCACTCCGGCGGTTCCGGCAGCTCCGACAACCCCAGCAGCTCCGCCAATCCCGCCAACCCCAGCAGCTTCGACAGCCTCAGCAGCTCCGACAACCTCAGCAGCCTCACCTGGCCCCCCTGCCCTACCTGGCCCCTCTGTCCCACCACCATCCCCCGCACCCCCCACGCCTCCCGTATCAGCTGTTCCCGGTCCCCCCGCGGTCGCGCCCACCGGTGCTCCGCGTCGGCCCGGGGACGGGGCGGACGAGCCGGTGCCGGGCCCCGAGGCGCTGCCCGACGTACCGCCGGCTCCCGCGAACACGCCTCCGGCGCCGCCGCCCGCCGCGCCCGTCCGCTGCCCCAACTGCCGTACGGAGAACGCCCCCGACCGCACCCTGTGCGTGCGCTGCGCCCTGCTCCTGGACCCGGGGCCGCCGCCCGACGTCCGGCCTCCCTGGTGGCGCCGGATCCTCCGGCGGCGACCGCGGCAGGCACCCGTCGCCGGAACCCGGCCGCGGCGCCGGCTGTGGCGCCGCCCCGGTCTGGCGCTGCCGGTCGTGCTGCTCGTGCTGGCCTGCGGTGTGTGGTTCGCCCTGCCACACCTGTCCGGGTGGCTCGGCCTCGCCAAGGACGAGACCGGGACGCCGGAGGCGGTGACGCCCACCCGGTTCCGGGCCTCCAGCACGGCCCCGGGCCATCCGGCGGGCGCGGCGTTCGACGGCTTCAACAACCGTTACTGGGCACCCGCCGAGGCGGGGCCCGACACGGGGGTGGGCCAGTACCTGGAGTGCGACTTCGAACAGCCGGTACGGGTGCTGAAGGTGGTCCTCTTCTCGGGTGCGTCGGCCAGGAAGGACGAGTTCCTCGCCCGGGCCCGCCCGGCGCGGATCACTGTCCGGCTCACCTCCGCCGACGGGACGTCGGTCGAGCGGAAACTGAGGCTCAAGGACCAGCCGGGCCAGCAGACCTTCGACCTGCGCGGTTCGGAGATCGTCCGGGCCCGGCTCACCACCGAGGCCGCGTACGGGGCGGGCCGGGACCGCAGACTCGCCCTCGCCGAGGTCGAGTTCTTCGGCCGCAGGCCCTGATCCGTACGCCGGAAGCCCCCGGTCCGGTGCCTTCCGGGCCGTACGCCGGAAAGCCCTCCGGCTTCACCCGGCGCGCAGCTCCACCAGGGCGTCCACCTGCGCGAGCCCGCTCTCCTCGACCACCTCGCGCACGCTCTGCGCCGTGCGCACCGGCGCGAAGCGCACCTGCCCGTCGGCTCCCGCGCGGTAGCCGTACACGGCGGGCCGGGGCAGCGAGTTGTACGAGAAGTGCGAGGAGAAGTAGTACGCGCCGGTGTCGTACAGCGCCACCACGTCACCGGGCTCGACGACGGGCAGCTCGCGCCCGCTCGCCGTGAGGTCGCCGGCGAAGCAGCAGGGGCCGGCGATGTCGACGACCCGGGTCGGGCCCTGCTTGGGGCGGCCCGAGGCGTCGAATATCCCGACGCGCAACGGCCAGGAGCCGGGCATGAACACGGTACGGGTGGCGACCTGGGCCCCCGCGTGGGTGACCGCGATCTGCCGTCCGCCCGCGGATTTCGTGTACTCGACCAGGGTCGCGACCGTTCCGCTCTTGGCGAGCAGCGAGCGCCCGAACTCGGTGACGAGGGTGTAGCGGCCGTCGAGGAGCCCGGGGGCCGTGGCGCGCAGTTCGGCGACGTAGTCCGCGTACGTGGGGCGGTCGTCCTCGTCGTCGAAGTTGACGGGCAGACCGCCGCCGATGTCGAGCCCGGTGATCTGTGCGCGGCCGAGCCGTTCGTTGATCCGCTCGGCCAGCTCGTGGGCGGCGCCGACGCCCCGGGCGATGAGCGGCAGCGGGCAGCCCTGGGAACCGACGTGCGCGTGCAGCCGGTTGAGCCAGGGCCGGGCCGCGAAGGCCTCCGTCACCGCCTCGACGGCCCCCGGGTCGCGCAGCGCGACGCCGAACTTGGAGGTCGCCGTCGCGGTGCTCATCGCACCGATGGCACCCGCCCCCACCTGGGGGTTGACCCGCAGCCCGATCGGCCCGGCGGGCTCCCGCCCGGCGAGCAGCCGGTCCACCCGGGCCAGCTCCTGGAAGTTGTCGAGGTTGATCGCGATGCCGTGCGCGAGGGCGAACTCCAGCTCCTCGACGGTCTTCGCCGGGCTGTCGAAGACGATCCGGTCGTACGGGAAACCGGCGGCAAGGGCCTGTTCCAGCTCCCCGGGCGAGGCCACCTCGCAGCCCATCCCGGCGTCCGCGAGCAGCCGGAGCACCGGGACGAGGCCGCACGCCTTGGCCGCGAAGGTGTGCCGCACGGCGGCCGGTCCCGCGAACGCCTCGTTCAGCGCGTCCACCGCGTCCAGCACGCC encodes the following:
- a CDS encoding LysM peptidoglycan-binding domain-containing protein, with amino-acid sequence MSGAGPIAFSAAGTSGASAATRTGRGGSARPKLEHAYLELRTPPTGGGLTPGGPCGRIDFQFNPKELSLTKAASWKRSPAKGAKSSGPPEYQGSQPSKLTVEMFFDASEAQDTRVVTSVEQLFACCVPTNESRQQQRSSPPWVVFHWGGLTGFPGYVSQVQAKYTLFTTSGVPIRAVCQVTMEEISGETPGQNPTSGALAARRVHRLGAGDSLPSLAQREYGDPAAWRVIAEANGIDDPLRLAPGRQLLLPALDELSRIEEGRDGGRS
- a CDS encoding diaminopimelate decarboxylase encodes the protein MTSGSAHRRGEARDAALAQAVRDGLLGPRSPLIGLLDVDGVLDAVDALNEAFAGPAAVRHTFAAKACGLVPVLRLLADAGMGCEVASPGELEQALAAGFPYDRIVFDSPAKTVEELEFALAHGIAINLDNFQELARVDRLLAGREPAGPIGLRVNPQVGAGAIGAMSTATATSKFGVALRDPGAVEAVTEAFAARPWLNRLHAHVGSQGCPLPLIARGVGAAHELAERINERLGRAQITGLDIGGGLPVNFDDEDDRPTYADYVAELRATAPGLLDGRYTLVTEFGRSLLAKSGTVATLVEYTKSAGGRQIAVTHAGAQVATRTVFMPGSWPLRVGIFDASGRPKQGPTRVVDIAGPCCFAGDLTASGRELPVVEPGDVVALYDTGAYYFSSHFSYNSLPRPAVYGYRAGADGQVRFAPVRTAQSVREVVEESGLAQVDALVELRAG
- a CDS encoding phage tail protein — encoded protein: MRTSVTGLPTPHPLIEQLPAVYLEQDFLRRFLAALDDVLAPVLLSIDNLPAHLDPRSAPEDFLAWLAEWVAVDTRANHPVEQRRAAVRGAVERHSRRGTRRGLAEAVFLETGIEPDIVESGGTAWSSTPHTRFPGGPRPWVTVRVRAAQPYQVDRVRLEELIRTEIPAHVGFDLEVL
- a CDS encoding putative baseplate assembly protein, which produces MTLPSPHLDDRRFQGLVDEAKRLVQQRCPEWTDHNVSDPGVTLIEAFATMVDQLVYRVNRVPEKSYLTFLDLIGVRLHPPTAARTDVTFRLSAPRPEPVRVRAGTEVATVRTETEEAVVFTTVDELSIVPCEFAHLATWPTSGDAADRTEELTLGRAVPCFDTTPAPGDALYVGLSAAVPAGVVVLRLDCAVEGVGVDPLRPPLLWEAWDGSAWTACEVEKDDTGGFNRSGELILHLPPGHAPAVVVRRTGGWLRCRLVEAEPGQPTYMAPPVVRRITAFTIGATVGAVHAETVTDEVLGPAEGVPGQTFTVSRPPVVPGEFVVEVADPSAGPRGTEWTRVDDFAHSGPEDRHITLDPNSGRVEFGPAVRERDGSIRHYGKVPPKGATVRVRSYRTGGGLRGNVARSTLRVLRSAIPYVARVENRRPALGGVDGETVESARVRGPMTLRTLHRAVVPHDYELLAREVAPDAARVQCIPAGGDSDVEAGGVRLLVVPAGRSDEQGRIQFDELIPPQHTLALIAGHLDERRPIGARLVVEPPYYQGVTVVASVQARRGAAPERVREEALEALYRYFNPLSGGPGEDGWPFGRPIQSGEAFAVLQQVPGVDLVEDVRLFPADPVTGQRGDPTTKIVLDRHALVFSYEHQLRVRGA
- a CDS encoding VgrG-related protein translates to MAPPGVASALVVEFGGGPLPPKFVNTLVEGYVDDSRTLPDLFLLRFRDPDRVLLEQTGLKIGSEARLLARAGGDSAPKPLLKGVVTALEVELDETGTFTVVRGLDESHRLFRGRRVASYQNMTLADICAQVAQRAGLKPGTVDVAGPVLEHIAQPNVTDWEFIRDLAEEAGAQAYVLDGQLHITRPAEASGAPDGSARADRDPLVLEMGSNLLRCRAGVSSAEQVSEVEVRGWDVQAKQPLVGRAPAGKSATLELGVSAAEVSAPFGEARFVVTDAAYGAQEQVDQAAKALAERIAGSFAELEAVIRGNPEVRAGSAVALNAVGAPFEGRYTVTSSRHVFDPVRGYETWLTVSGQQERSLFGLTGGGPGSGGSGTGSGGGSRCAGLVSGTVTDTHDPDGSGRVKVRFPWLSDEYASDWARTAQSGGTSGGEAFIPEVGDEVLVGFEHGHLDRPYVLAGLYNGKDRPSQGSGGGGSGGGTGGSGGGASGPGGVAGAVAAAVSGEPSTSGASPGAAAPEAAAPAAPLVDPTSGAVNRRSVASKSGNQLEILDDANGPQGVRLLTGDGKLKIDLDRKGTVIVINSDGSVNIEAKQQVSIKAARGVALDGGQGTLELSGDSVTLTSRSGVSVDGGNGEVKLSTGGTVDVRGGTVAIDGTQRTDIKGGSSLAINAPLVKIN
- a CDS encoding PAAR domain-containing protein — encoded protein: MSAAAAAAARVGDPTGHPGTVGPPGVPTVLIGGLPAATVGTPHLCASPPPAVHAPSVIAPPGSATVLIGGRPAARVGDLAACGSPVVSGCPTVLIGG
- a CDS encoding GPW/gp25 family protein yields the protein MGQEFIGAGWAFPPRTDATGSIALVRGEHELEESIRLILATSPGERPMRPEFGCGINDYVFAPADAGTAGQLAYEVRLALDRWEPRIEVTEVVVRFDDADEGVLYIDVGYTVRGANDPRNLVFPFYVIPQHEEVDGA
- a CDS encoding discoidin domain-containing protein, producing MPGPEALPDVPPAPANTPPAPPPAAPVRCPNCRTENAPDRTLCVRCALLLDPGPPPDVRPPWWRRILRRRPRQAPVAGTRPRRRLWRRPGLALPVVLLVLACGVWFALPHLSGWLGLAKDETGTPEAVTPTRFRASSTAPGHPAGAAFDGFNNRYWAPAEAGPDTGVGQYLECDFEQPVRVLKVVLFSGASARKDEFLARARPARITVRLTSADGTSVERKLRLKDQPGQQTFDLRGSEIVRARLTTEAAYGAGRDRRLALAEVEFFGRRP
- a CDS encoding phage tail protein; the encoded protein is MATAQDDDPAVSVCFVVTIDDIELGSFNTCDGLGCEVVLETREEGGNNGHLWQLPTRLKYSNVKLSRPLTKETEKVARWFATMTTGFSRKTAHIEARTGDGRKVAQWGLLEVVPVRWTGPSFTPESPKVAMETIEIAHHGYVMEG